Proteins encoded in a region of the Limanda limanda chromosome 17, fLimLim1.1, whole genome shotgun sequence genome:
- the pdgfbb gene encoding uncharacterized protein pdgfbb: MHAWVQLVLLAACLRVGVAEGEPLPAALVELVRNSPISSIEDLQLLLLSDSVDEEDGTSAVSGGHRLPRSLDAQPAQQALCKVRTEVVEVTRAMLDRSNANFMLWPPCVEVQRCSGCCNTKSLHCVPVVTHTRYLQVMKIEYINKRPTYTKAVVSVVDHVECRCQPAPRAPAPRKKSSRRQHSHQHRNQTLSQEHGQAKTQSKDELHQWDELKQNQRARLEELLEQHWSPRGDTFTQPGEGYSLAGDDTSRPDGDAVLLVPHWTHNSSRFHGTEENPENIDSNKTVSSVDNVGVEVKNKSVEGGSRSLLDSTEGKVNVGNRSRDKGTQTQVPLLQEDKSKFTKNHRGGVSQPVTENPRVKLSPTEETNSERRGNRLRPTKEPNPEPRELARRRDNETPEEERIFQIEEAKLKEERKELLVLHRRLDQEKEILRQQQMRQEEEERQREKGTDSRYHLSGKHLHHLQTTTQKPATTTSTTTTRQPSAPAGPRPPARPNHTKRRMRKNRKRISKAAMRAMLM, translated from the exons ATGCATGCGTGGGTTCAGCTGGTGCTGCTGGCGGCGTGTCTGCGGGTCGGAGTGGCCGAG GGGGAGCCTCTGCCTGCAGCCCTGGTGGAGCTGGTTAGAAACAGCCCCATCTCGTCCATAGAggacctccagctgctgctgctctctgactcCGTAG ATGAGGAGGACGGGACCTCTGCAGTCAGTGGAGGTCACAGACTACCAAGGAGTCTCG ATGCCCAGCCGGCCCAGCAGGCTCTGTGTAAAGTCCGCACGGAGGTGGTAGAGGTTACCAGGGCCATGTTGGATCGTAGCAATGCTAACTTCATGCTATGGCCGCCCTGCGTGGAGGTGCAGCGCTGCTCCGGCTGCTGCAACACCAAGAGCCTGCACTGCGTCCCTGTCGTCACGCACACCAGATACCTGCAG gtgatgaagatcgaatacattaataaaagacCCACTTACACTAAAGCGGTGGTGTCCGTGGTGGATCATGTGGAGTGCCGGTGTCAGCCGGCGCCTCGAGCCCCAGCGCCAAGGAAAAAATCATCCCGCCGGCAACACAGCCACCAACATCGGAACCAGACACTCAGCCAAGAACACGGACAG GCTAAGACTCAGTCCAAGGATGAGCTGCATCAGTGGGATGAGCTGAAGCAGAACCAGAGGGCccgcctggaggagctgctggagcagcaCTGGAGCCCCAGAGGAGACACCTTCACTCAGCCTGGAGAAGGCTACAGTCTGGCTGGGGACGACACGTCTCGGCCCGATGGAGACGCGGTTCTCTTGGTTCCACACTGGACTCACAACTCCAGCAGGTTCCACGGGACAGAAGAGAACCCGGAGAACATAGACAGCAACAAGACAGTTTCCTCAGTGGATAACGTTGGTGTTGAGGTAAAGAACAAGTCGGTAGAAGGTGGGAGTAGGTCACTGCTCGACAGCACTGAGGGAAAAGTCAATGTGGGAAACAGGAGCAGAGACAAAGGCACACAAACCCAAGTCCCATTACTGCAAGAAGACAAATCCAAATTTACAAAGAATCACAGGGGAGGTGTCTCACAACCTGTTACCGAAAATCCTCGAGTCAAACTCAGTCCGACGGAGGAAACCAATAGCGAGAGACGTGGGAACAGGCTGCGGCCGACGAAGGAACCGAATCCGGAGCCTCGAGAGCTGGCGAGGCGGAGAGACAACGAGACTCCGGAGGAAGAGAGGATATTCCAGATTGAAGAGGCAAaactgaaggaggagaggaaagagctTCTTGTCCTCCACAGGAGGTTGGACCAAGAGAAGGAGATCCTGAGACAGCAGCAGATGaggcaagaggaagaggagaggcagagagaaaaggggacaGACAGTCGATATCACCTGAGTGGTAAACATCTCCATCATCTGCAAACAACGACACAGAAACCAG CGACGACAACGTCTACGACCACCACACGACAGCCCTCCGCTCCAGCAGGCCCCCGACCTCCAGCTCGTCCCAACCAcacgaagaggaggatgaggaagaatcGCAAACGCATCAGCAAGGCAGCTATGAGAGCGATGCTCATGTAG